In Thauera sp. JM12B12, one DNA window encodes the following:
- a CDS encoding lysophospholipid acyltransferase family protein, with protein sequence MLFQSLFRLLSRLPLPWLHRIGGWAGWLTYKASPSYARRLRENLFNALGREDEAVLRAAVVEAGRQALELPFIWGRPAAEVVASAVRTEGWELVEAARADGAGILFITPHLGCFEITAQCIAAQIPITVLYRPPRKEVLQPLMEGGRARGQMRTAPADLSGVRKLVKTLRSHEAVGMLPDQVPGAGEGVWSTFFGRPAWTMTLAARLAAVKGVRVIYTWAERLPRGEGYVFRLQAPTEALTGELDTDVAIINREVERMILQCPQQYLWGYNRYKGPRREREDEAPQAEADADAERTS encoded by the coding sequence GTGTTGTTCCAGAGCTTATTCCGCCTCCTGTCCCGTCTGCCGCTGCCGTGGCTGCACCGCATCGGTGGCTGGGCGGGCTGGCTGACCTACAAGGCCTCGCCCTCGTATGCGCGCCGCCTGCGCGAGAACCTCTTCAACGCGCTCGGCCGCGAGGACGAGGCGGTGCTGCGTGCGGCCGTGGTCGAGGCCGGCCGTCAGGCGCTCGAGCTGCCCTTCATCTGGGGCCGGCCGGCGGCCGAGGTGGTGGCGAGCGCGGTGCGCACCGAGGGCTGGGAGCTGGTCGAGGCGGCGCGCGCGGATGGCGCCGGCATCCTCTTCATCACCCCGCACCTGGGCTGCTTCGAGATCACCGCGCAGTGCATCGCGGCGCAGATTCCGATCACCGTGCTCTATCGCCCGCCGCGCAAGGAAGTGCTGCAGCCGCTGATGGAAGGTGGGCGCGCACGCGGCCAGATGCGCACCGCGCCGGCCGATCTGTCCGGCGTGCGCAAGCTCGTCAAGACCCTGCGCAGCCACGAGGCGGTGGGCATGCTGCCCGACCAGGTGCCCGGTGCCGGCGAGGGCGTGTGGTCCACGTTCTTCGGCAGGCCGGCGTGGACGATGACGCTGGCCGCGCGCCTGGCGGCGGTGAAGGGCGTGCGCGTGATCTATACCTGGGCCGAGCGCCTGCCGCGCGGCGAGGGCTACGTGTTCCGCCTGCAGGCGCCGACCGAGGCGCTGACCGGCGAGCTCGACACCGACGTCGCCATCATCAACCGCGAGGTCGAGCGCATGATCCTGCAGTGCCCGCAGCAGTACCTGTGGGGCTACAACCGCTACAAGGGGCCGCGCCGCGAGCGCGAGGACGAGGCGCCGCAGGCCGAGGCGGACGCGGACGCGGAGCGCACATCATGA
- the metK gene encoding methionine adenosyltransferase, translated as MAAFLFTSESVSEGHPDKVADQVSDGVLDAILAEDPKARVACETLVSTGLVVISGEITTTAHPNYREIAQDVIRRIGYDNSDIGFDYKSCAVLAAINRQSPDIAQGVNAANDDPLDQGAGDQGLMFGYATNETDSLMPLPIYYAHRVMQRQAEVRKDGRLPWLRPDAKSQITVKYVDGKPVAIDTVVVSTQHDPDVTQEQIREAVIELIIKPVLPPELMQGNVRYLVNPTGRFVVGGPHGDCGLTGRKIIVDTYGGAAHHGGGAFSGKDPSKVDRSAAYAGRYVAKNIVAAGLADKCEVQVAYAIGVARPVSLMVNTFGTGRIADEKIVDLIGKHFDLRPKAIIQTLDLLRPIYSRTAAYGHFGRDEPEFSWEQTDKAAALRADAGL; from the coding sequence ATGGCAGCGTTTCTCTTCACCTCCGAATCGGTCTCCGAAGGCCATCCCGACAAGGTCGCCGACCAGGTCTCCGACGGCGTGCTCGACGCCATCCTGGCCGAAGACCCGAAGGCGCGCGTCGCCTGCGAGACGCTGGTGTCCACCGGCCTCGTCGTGATCTCGGGCGAGATCACCACCACCGCCCACCCCAACTACCGCGAGATCGCGCAGGACGTCATCCGCCGCATCGGCTACGACAACTCCGACATCGGCTTCGACTACAAGAGCTGCGCGGTACTGGCGGCGATCAACCGCCAGTCGCCCGACATCGCCCAGGGCGTCAATGCCGCCAACGACGACCCGCTCGACCAGGGCGCGGGCGACCAGGGCCTGATGTTCGGCTACGCCACCAACGAGACCGACAGCCTGATGCCGCTGCCGATCTACTACGCCCACCGCGTCATGCAGCGCCAGGCCGAGGTGCGCAAGGACGGCCGCCTGCCGTGGCTGCGCCCGGACGCCAAGAGCCAGATCACCGTGAAGTACGTCGACGGCAAGCCGGTGGCGATCGACACCGTGGTGGTGTCCACCCAGCACGACCCCGACGTCACCCAGGAGCAGATCCGCGAGGCGGTGATCGAGCTGATCATCAAGCCGGTGCTGCCGCCCGAGCTGATGCAGGGCAACGTTCGCTACCTGGTGAACCCCACCGGCCGCTTCGTGGTCGGCGGTCCGCACGGCGACTGCGGCCTCACCGGGCGCAAGATCATCGTCGACACCTATGGCGGCGCGGCCCACCACGGCGGCGGCGCGTTCTCGGGCAAGGACCCGTCCAAGGTCGACCGCTCGGCCGCCTACGCCGGCCGCTACGTGGCCAAGAACATCGTCGCCGCCGGCCTCGCCGACAAGTGCGAGGTGCAGGTGGCCTACGCGATCGGCGTGGCGCGCCCGGTGTCGCTGATGGTCAACACCTTCGGCACCGGCAGGATCGCCGACGAGAAGATCGTCGACCTGATCGGCAAGCACTTCGACCTGCGTCCGAAGGCCATCATCCAGACGCTCGACCTGCTGCGCCCGATCTACTCGCGCACCGCGGCCTACGGTCACTTCGGTCGCGACGAGCCGGAGTTCTCGTGGGAGCAGACCGACAAGGCCGCCGCGCTGCGCGCCGACGCGGGGCTCTGA
- a CDS encoding calcium/sodium antiporter has translation MLEQVLMFALGLVVLVIGADVLVRGASRLAVSFGVSPLVVGLTVVAFGTSAPEMAVSVGSALSGSPDLAIGNVVGSNIANILLILGISALITPLLVDEQIIRQEIPIMIGASALLVVMALDGNIGLLESIALFVLVIAYTVFLVVQSRRASKNVQDEFETEIPTSNWDRHWSVQLALIGVGLAMLVVGADWLVDSAVAFARAFGVSDLVIGLTVVAVGTSMPEIATSIVAAIRGQRDIAVGNVVGSNVFNILAVLGLTGIVSGAGLPVSEAARNFDLWVMLAVAFACLPIMITGREIARWEGGVFLAYYAVYTSWLILQAQQHASLPAFSGIMLGYVMPLTVITIVVSIVRSNGRRSDT, from the coding sequence ATGCTTGAACAAGTCCTGATGTTCGCCCTCGGCCTGGTCGTCCTCGTCATCGGCGCCGACGTGCTCGTGCGCGGTGCCTCGCGACTGGCCGTCTCCTTCGGCGTCTCGCCCCTGGTGGTCGGCCTCACCGTGGTCGCCTTCGGCACCAGCGCGCCGGAGATGGCGGTGTCGGTGGGCTCGGCGCTGTCGGGCAGCCCCGACCTGGCGATCGGCAACGTGGTCGGCAGCAACATCGCCAACATCCTGCTCATCCTCGGCATCTCGGCGCTGATCACGCCACTGCTGGTCGATGAACAGATCATCCGCCAGGAGATCCCGATCATGATCGGCGCCTCGGCGCTGCTGGTGGTGATGGCGCTCGACGGCAACATCGGGCTGCTGGAGTCGATCGCGCTGTTCGTGCTGGTGATCGCCTACACGGTGTTCCTGGTCGTGCAGTCGCGGCGGGCGTCGAAGAACGTTCAGGACGAGTTCGAGACCGAGATCCCGACCTCGAACTGGGATCGCCACTGGAGCGTGCAGCTGGCGCTGATCGGGGTCGGCCTGGCGATGCTGGTGGTGGGCGCGGACTGGCTGGTGGATTCGGCCGTCGCCTTCGCGCGCGCCTTCGGTGTCAGCGACCTGGTGATCGGCCTCACGGTGGTTGCGGTCGGCACCTCGATGCCCGAGATCGCCACCTCGATCGTCGCCGCCATCCGCGGCCAGCGCGACATCGCGGTGGGCAACGTGGTGGGCAGCAACGTGTTCAACATCCTCGCGGTGCTCGGTCTCACCGGCATCGTCTCGGGCGCGGGCCTGCCGGTATCGGAGGCGGCGCGCAACTTCGACCTGTGGGTGATGCTGGCGGTGGCCTTCGCCTGCCTGCCGATCATGATCACCGGACGCGAGATCGCGCGCTGGGAAGGCGGCGTGTTCCTCGCCTACTACGCGGTGTATACGTCCTGGCTGATCCTGCAGGCCCAGCAGCATGCCAGCCTGCCGGCCTTCTCCGGGATCATGCTCGGCTATGTGATGCCGCTCACGGTGATCACCATCGTGGTCAGCATCGTGCGCAGCAACGGCAGGCGCAGCGACACCTGA